The following nucleotide sequence is from Psychroflexus torquis ATCC 700755.
ACGTAAAGTGATTGGTTAAGAATGCAAGTATAATAACCCCTATACTCAAAAGTAATGTTCCTGCTAGAAAAAATTTTTGAGAAAATTTTTGGGCCTCTCTTGCTTCTCCCCAATCTGAATTGACACCTATCAATCTTGCCATAAAAACACCCATAGCAAACCAGGATAGCAATAAAGCTAAAATATGATCCGACATGACGAAGACCATAACAGATCCTGTAAATCCTAAGCTCAACAAGGTGAAGCGTTTGTGAAACTTAAAGCCTTTGAGGTAATTTTTGGAATAAGTGCTTACAATAGCACTGAAAAAAGTGACAGTCATCCAGATAAGAAGTGTAAATCCGTTGATTCTGAAGGAATCAGTCAAATTCCATTGAGGTGTTTTGATCTGGTAATAGATAAGCGCACCCATACTGGTTAAAAATGAGAGCCAAAGTAGGGGAGTAGCAATTTTTGAAATAACAGGATTTGAAAAGGCTTTAACAGGAGGGGTTAAAACTGATGGTGATAACGTGTTGGTGGTGTTATTCAAAGCCATTTATATAAAATATCAAATTAAAGATGAGTATGAAAGTGGGGCAAAGGTTTTGCCCTTTTCTTATTTAAGCTAATCAGCTATACTCAAATTCAAAATACCGTTAATTTTTAAATTCTTTCCTTTAGCTTTTAATTCAGCAATAAATTCTTCAGCATGTCTTTTTTCTTCTTCCAATTCGTTTATGCGATTGCTTAGCGGCTTTGGGTCATTGTTATGATCTCTTTCCCAAAGTTGCAGACCTTCTATCTTGTGGTAGTTGATCTTTTGGTTAATCAAAGCAGATATAATGTCAGACGCTTGAGAGGGTGTAAATTCGCCATCAACCAACTGGATGTTTTGTACTTTGATTTCCTTTGAAGTTATGCTTTTTGTTTCCATAGGTTTTGAGATTAAATGATTACTACAAATATTATATTTTTTAAACATTTATTTTTATTTACATTTGCAATAGTTTATATAAAAATTATTTATGAAATATACTTTACATCAACTCCAGTTATTTTTGGAAATATCACAGTGTAAGAGCATAACGAAGACAGCAGAGACTCTTCATTTATCTCAACCCGCAGTATCCATACAGTTGAAGAATCTACAGGATCAATTTTCTATTCCTTTAACTGAAGTTGTTGGCAGGAAGCTTTATGTCACTGAATTTGGAATGGAAATCGCTGAAGCCGCTAAGAAAATTATCGAGGAAGTGGATGCCATAAATTATAAGTCTTTATCCTATGCAGGCAAACTTTCAGGTAAGATTAAAATTTCTGTGGCCTCTACGGGTAAATATGTGATGCCCTATTTTTTATCGGATTTTATGAACAAACATAAGGGCGTAGATCTGATTATGGACGTGACCAATAAAACTAAAGTACTAAGGAGTATGGAGCGCAATGAAGTGGATTTTGCCCTTGTGTCTGTACTTCCTAAAAAACTAAAAGTAAACTCTGTAGAGCTTATGAAGAACCAATTGTACTTTGTAGGAGGGAGTCAACTCGAACTAAAACAAGTTCCTACCCAAAAAGAATTGTTTACTAAGTTGCCACTCATCTTTCGAGAAGAAGGATCTGCTACACGAAATGCTATGGAGCAATTTACTTCTAAACATAGTTACCAAATAAGGAAAAAAATAGAACTTACTTCCAACGAGGCCGTTAAACAAGCTGTTCAGGCAGGCTTGGGATTTTCAATTATGCCTTTGATTGGGATTAAAAATGAACTTAAGGAAAAAGAGTTGCAAATTATTCCTGTGAAAGGTTTACCAATTTCTACCACATGGCAAGTCATTTGGTTAAGCTCTAAGAATCTTTCTCCTGCCGCTACCGCTTATCTAGAATATCTAAAAATAAATAAAGAGCGCATTATTGATTCTCATTTTTCTTGGATTAAAAAATACGAATCATAAGAAGGTGGTGTAAGGGTCTTGGTTTTTTTTTGATTATTAAAATAAAACCTAAACAATTATGGATCATAACTTTAAGGGTTAAAAGGTCATTTTTCTAAATTGTACACTTAAAACATCACCTCAAAAAAGCCATACTCGTTTACTGATGGATGTCTCTTTGAATAGTATGAAAAGGGAAGGAGTTGAGGTTTAGGTATTGAGGCCTGTAGATTTTGACTTGCTTGTTGGTGTGCTGCCTAATATCGAAGAGTACGATGCAGATAAGGACGATTGGCTTCAGCTTTATAAAAAAATTATAGATGCCGATATTCTAATTCTAGGAACCCCGATTTGGCTTGTAGAACGATCTTCAATTGCCTCCAAAGTTATAGAGCGCCTTTATGCTATTAACCTCGCACTTAAAGATCTTTAATTTTATGCAGCATATTTGATGCTCTCATGTTTAAAATATTTTGCTACCCTTTCGCTATCATTTTGAAGCATTTTCATATGATTCTCTAAATTTTCTTTCATTTTTTCTTGTGTTTTTGGTGCCGGTTTATCCGAGAGTCCATACTTTAAATCGCAATTCAGATATTCATCTGGGTTTCGCTCAGGTGAGTATGATGGCAGGTAAAATAGTTCTATGGT
It contains:
- a CDS encoding LysR family transcriptional regulator, which translates into the protein MKYTLHQLQLFLEISQCKSITKTAETLHLSQPAVSIQLKNLQDQFSIPLTEVVGRKLYVTEFGMEIAEAAKKIIEEVDAINYKSLSYAGKLSGKIKISVASTGKYVMPYFLSDFMNKHKGVDLIMDVTNKTKVLRSMERNEVDFALVSVLPKKLKVNSVELMKNQLYFVGGSQLELKQVPTQKELFTKLPLIFREEGSATRNAMEQFTSKHSYQIRKKIELTSNEAVKQAVQAGLGFSIMPLIGIKNELKEKELQIIPVKGLPISTTWQVIWLSSKNLSPAATAYLEYLKINKERIIDSHFSWIKKYES